The sequence below is a genomic window from Betaproteobacteria bacterium.
TCCTTCATGATTTGGGGCTGCCGTGGTCCGTGCCCGCTACAGCAGCCCCTCGAACAACTGCACCTCCACCGTATCCCCCGGCGCGACGTTGCCGGATTCCTCGGGCAGGACGATGAAGCAGTTGGCTTCCGACATGGAGCGCAGGACGCCGGACCCCTGGTAGGAGAAGGGCTTCACCTGCCAGCCGCCGTCCACCAGCGCCGCCCGTCCGCGCAGGAATTCGCGCCGCCCCGGAGCCTTCCTGATGGCTTCGCTGCAGGCCACCTTGAGCAGGGGGCGCTCGGGGAGCGGGTCCAGCCCGGCGAGACGCAACAGGGCGTCGAGGGCGAACTGGGTGTAGCTCACCATCACCGCCACCGGGTTGCCGGGGAGGCCGAAGAGCCAGGCGTCGCCCACCTTGCCGAAGGCCATGGGGCGGCCGGGCTTGATGTCCAGCTTCCAGAACTTCACTTCCCCCAGGCGGGCGAGAATTTCCCGCACGAAATCGGCCTCGCCCACCGAAACGCCGCCGCTGGTGATGATGGCGTCCGCCGCGCCGGCGGCTTCGCGCAGGGCGGCCTCCAGGTCTTCCGGCCGGTCGCGCACCACGCCCAGGTCGATGATTTCCGCCCCCAGTGCGCTGAGCAGCCCGAAGATCGTATAGCGGTTGCTGTCGTAAATCTGCCCCGGCGCCAGGGGCTGGCCGATGGAAGCGATTTCGTCGCCGGTGGAAAAGAAGGCCACCTTCAGGCGCCGGCGCACGGTCACCTCGGCAAAGCCCAGGGAGCCGATGAGGCCCAGTTCCGCTGCGCCGATGCGCTTGCCCGCCGCCACCGCCACCTGGCCCCGGGCCAGATCCTCGCCGGCGCGGCGGGTGTTGTTGCCCTTCTTCTGGCCGGCGGGGATGACCACCCGGCCGCCTTCGACCCGCACCGCTTCCTGCACTGCCACGGTGTCGGCCCCGGCCGGCAGCACCGCCCCGGTCATGATGCGCACCGCCTGCCCGGCGCCGACGATGCCGGAGAAGGCGTTCCCGGCGAAGGCCGTACCAACCACGGTGAGCGTGGTCTCGCCACTCGCTTCCAGGCAGTCGTGGCGCAGGGCGTAGCCGTCCATGGCCGAATTGTCGTGGGCCGGCACGTCGTGGGGGGCGACGATGTCCACGGCCAGGATGCGCCCCAGGGCCTCCCGCAGGGGCAGCACCTCGCGGCCGGTGACGGGGGCGACGGCGGCAAGCAGTTGGGCGCGGGCCTGGGCCGTGGTGAGGGAAACGGAGGGAGATGGCGTCATGGGGCTTCCTTGCGGGTGCACACCCGGCCGGCTTGCGGGCGAAGCGGGCTTAGAGGGTGGGGGAATCGTAAACAATCCTGGGGGGGTCGTGGGGGCGCAGAGGGGATCATAGCGGCTCGAAGTCGGCCTGAATGGCGGCACTGGCCCGCTCGCCCAGGCCGGCTTGGCGGGCAAAGCCGGACCACTGGTCGAGGGCGGCGCGGATATCGGTCAGCGCATCCCGGGGGCGGCGGACGCCGAAGCGGTCGGCTTCCGCCAGCAGATCGGCGCGGGTGATGCCGGCGAAGCGGCCATTGACGCTCATCAGGTGCTGGTAGGTCCATTCCCCTCGCGGGTTGTAGGCGTGGGTCACGTCGTAGGCGGGCGCCAGCTCCCAGTCACCGCCTTGGCGGAGGAGGAAGGCGAAGTTCTTGCTGTGGTCGTCGCAATTTCTCGCCATGACGTTGAAGGCCATGCGGCGGAAGACCTGGCCGACGGCCTCGTCGCCCAGACCGAGCCGGGCGACGGTCATGAAGAGCTGGGCGTAGGCATGGGTGGCGCGCTGCCGGTAATCGAGGTGGCGCAGGGCGCAGAGCGTCTGCACATGGTGCTTGAGGGTCTGGCCGTCGGCCCCGTCACGGTC
It includes:
- a CDS encoding molybdopterin molybdotransferase MoeA; translation: MTPSPSVSLTTAQARAQLLAAVAPVTGREVLPLREALGRILAVDIVAPHDVPAHDNSAMDGYALRHDCLEASGETTLTVVGTAFAGNAFSGIVGAGQAVRIMTGAVLPAGADTVAVQEAVRVEGGRVVIPAGQKKGNNTRRAGEDLARGQVAVAAGKRIGAAELGLIGSLGFAEVTVRRRLKVAFFSTGDEIASIGQPLAPGQIYDSNRYTIFGLLSALGAEIIDLGVVRDRPEDLEAALREAAGAADAIITSGGVSVGEADFVREILARLGEVKFWKLDIKPGRPMAFGKVGDAWLFGLPGNPVAVMVSYTQFALDALLRLAGLDPLPERPLLKVACSEAIRKAPGRREFLRGRAALVDGGWQVKPFSYQGSGVLRSMSEANCFIVLPEESGNVAPGDTVEVQLFEGLL